A window of Ignavibacterium sp. contains these coding sequences:
- a CDS encoding acyl-ACP desaturase, producing MEILINDKNTELNETKSKTEVLSYLESKVKQWMEQHIAKRKLWFSSDFLPVDEKNSDDQNKIVDGLRERAKGIKDPARVAVALNLLTEEGLPHFHRLIAHHLGSDSFWSKWNNMWTAEEDRHGNILRDYARDSRLFRFKEVEMMQFYYQEAGFNPDWDKDPYKVFVYTTLQERATQFSHKNTGKLVGEDEPLLNGILSNIAADEAKHFTFYRNVFKEVLNLDPNRAMVSASEIMPAIDMPGLSMPNFREMADVVRRVGIYGPRDYKNIVEEAIKFWEIELITGLNEAAKKAQEKILAIPKRLEKVAEYVEKRTESKTFSFDFIYNRILAFE from the coding sequence ATGGAAATTTTAATAAATGATAAAAACACAGAACTAAATGAAACTAAGAGTAAAACCGAAGTTTTAAGTTATCTCGAATCAAAAGTTAAGCAATGGATGGAACAACATATTGCAAAGCGTAAACTTTGGTTTTCAAGTGACTTTCTTCCTGTGGATGAGAAAAACTCTGATGACCAAAATAAAATTGTTGATGGACTTAGAGAAAGGGCAAAAGGAATTAAAGATCCGGCAAGAGTTGCCGTTGCTCTTAATCTTTTAACCGAAGAAGGTTTACCACACTTTCACAGATTGATTGCTCATCATCTTGGCTCAGATAGTTTCTGGTCCAAATGGAATAATATGTGGACAGCAGAAGAGGATCGCCACGGAAATATTCTTCGTGACTATGCAAGAGATTCACGCTTGTTCAGATTTAAAGAAGTTGAAATGATGCAATTCTATTATCAGGAAGCAGGCTTTAATCCTGATTGGGATAAAGATCCATACAAAGTTTTTGTCTATACAACTTTGCAGGAAAGAGCAACTCAATTTTCACATAAAAATACAGGCAAACTTGTTGGCGAGGATGAACCATTATTGAATGGAATACTCAGTAACATTGCTGCAGACGAAGCAAAGCATTTCACATTTTACAGAAATGTATTTAAAGAAGTTTTAAATCTTGATCCAAATCGCGCAATGGTTTCAGCATCTGAAATAATGCCTGCCATTGATATGCCGGGACTTTCAATGCCTAACTTTAGAGAAATGGCTGATGTTGTAAGAAGAGTTGGAATTTATGGTCCGAGAGATTATAAAAACATTGTTGAAGAAGCAATTAAGTTCTGGGAAATTGAATTGATTACAGGTTTAAATGAAGCTGCTAAAAAAGCTCAGGAAAAAATTCTTGCAATTCCAAAAAGATTAGAAAAAGTTGCAGAGTATGTTGAGAAGAGAACAGAATCAAAAACCTTTTCATTCGATTTTATCTACAACAGAATACTTGCATTTGAATAA
- the hemN gene encoding oxygen-independent coproporphyrinogen III oxidase: protein MFEIDLTKFKKYDKPGPRYTSYPTAPQFNENFTHEDYLDEIVKTNYGENLPDLSLYFHLPYCDTLCYFCGCNMIITRNRDRIKEYISYVKKEIDLLRQYLLPDRKVAQHHWGGGTPTHLSPDEINDLASYINKNFQFKPDAEISCEIDPRELTKAHLEALRNNGFNRISMGVQDFNEKVQKAVNRIQPEDITRQTVNWVRELGFHSINLDLIYGLPFQTVETFADTVDKIIDISPDRIAVFNYAHVPWMKKHMALIHPQDIPAPEVKLEILKMTIEKLTSAGYEFIGMDHFAKPNDELAVAMREKKLYRNFQGYSTNAGADLYAMGITSISQLKNIYAQNYKTEKEYYSALDEERLPTAKGYRLTEDDHLRRDVIMKLMCNFELDFEEIENKYNINFKKYFAWGLSNLNEMIDDELIELTDKGLKVKNMGRMLIRNIAMNFDGYIERKEDKAKYSRTV, encoded by the coding sequence ATGTTCGAAATAGACTTAACAAAATTCAAAAAATATGACAAACCCGGACCTCGTTACACGAGCTATCCAACTGCGCCGCAGTTTAATGAAAACTTTACTCACGAAGATTATCTCGATGAAATAGTTAAAACAAATTACGGCGAGAATCTTCCTGATTTATCTCTTTACTTTCATCTTCCCTACTGCGATACTCTCTGTTACTTCTGTGGCTGCAATATGATTATTACCAGAAACAGAGACAGAATAAAAGAATACATCAGCTATGTTAAAAAAGAAATTGATCTGTTGAGACAATATCTTCTTCCTGACAGAAAAGTAGCACAGCATCACTGGGGTGGAGGAACTCCAACTCATCTTAGTCCGGATGAAATAAATGACCTTGCATCATACATCAATAAGAATTTTCAGTTCAAACCTGATGCAGAAATTAGTTGTGAAATTGATCCGCGTGAATTGACTAAAGCACATCTTGAAGCTTTGCGTAATAACGGATTCAACAGAATAAGTATGGGTGTTCAGGACTTTAATGAAAAAGTTCAGAAAGCTGTTAACAGAATTCAACCTGAAGATATAACCAGACAAACTGTTAACTGGGTAAGAGAACTTGGATTTCACAGCATCAATCTTGATTTAATTTATGGATTGCCTTTCCAGACAGTAGAAACTTTTGCAGACACAGTTGATAAAATAATTGATATCTCACCGGATAGAATTGCAGTATTCAATTATGCGCATGTTCCCTGGATGAAAAAACACATGGCACTTATTCATCCCCAAGATATACCTGCACCTGAAGTAAAACTTGAAATTCTAAAAATGACAATTGAAAAACTCACTTCAGCTGGATATGAGTTTATTGGAATGGATCACTTTGCGAAACCTAATGATGAACTTGCTGTTGCAATGAGAGAGAAAAAGTTATACAGAAATTTTCAGGGTTACAGCACAAATGCTGGTGCAGACCTCTATGCAATGGGAATTACTTCCATCTCACAACTGAAGAACATTTATGCGCAGAATTATAAAACCGAAAAAGAATATTACTCTGCTTTGGATGAAGAACGATTGCCAACTGCAAAAGGTTATCGCCTGACTGAAGATGATCATTTAAGACGTGATGTAATAATGAAACTGATGTGCAATTTCGAGTTGGACTTTGAAGAAATTGAAAATAAGTACAACATCAACTTTAAAAAGTATTTTGCCTGGGGATTGAGTAACCTTAATGAGATGATTGATGATGAATTAATCGAGCTTACCGATAAAGGTCTGAAAGTAAAAAATATGGGGAGAATGCTCATCCGTAACATCGCTATGAACTTTGATGGATATATCGAACGAAAGGAAGATAAGGCAAAATACTCGCGTACAGTTTAA
- a CDS encoding GxxExxY protein: protein MEKVYELSLFKELTLRKLNVKRQVPVPVLCKGEDLNAEFKIDILVENEIIIELKAVESLLPVHTAQLLTYHGLTERNLDI, encoded by the coding sequence TTGGAGAAAGTTTATGAATTATCTTTATTTAAAGAATTGACACTAAGAAAATTAAATGTAAAAAGACAAGTACCTGTTCCAGTTTTATGTAAAGGTGAAGATTTAAATGCTGAATTCAAAATTGATATTTTGGTTGAGAATGAAATAATTATTGAGTTGAAAGCAGTTGAAAGTTTACTTCCTGTTCATACTGCGCAACTTTTAACTTATCACGGATTAACAGAAAGGAACTTGGATATTTAA
- the hemE gene encoding uroporphyrinogen decarboxylase, protein MEKLNNDLFLRACKRQPVERTPIWIMRQAGRYLPEYQAVRAKADFLTMCKTPELAAEVTIQPIDILGVDAAIIFSDILVIPEAMGMHLEMHEGKGPIFHKPIRNENDAKQLKKVIPEKELNYVLDAVRLTKKELNGRVPLIGFSGSPWTLLTYMVEGRGSKNFSEVKKLIYNNPKLAHKLLNDLSDTIADYLSAKIEAGCNAVQIFDTWGGILSQKDFLEFSLPYVEKIITQLKRKDEPVIFFAKGVHHNLIKMANIGADVLGLDWTMNLGDVRKLVGNRVALQGNLDPTVLYANKNYIKQEVISVLQSFGEGSGHIFNLGHGVLPDVDPENVKALVQYVKEESKIFHHRDAETQTN, encoded by the coding sequence TTGGAAAAATTAAATAATGATTTATTCCTTCGTGCGTGTAAAAGACAACCTGTCGAAAGAACACCAATCTGGATAATGCGTCAGGCCGGAAGATATTTACCTGAATATCAGGCAGTTCGTGCTAAAGCAGATTTTCTTACTATGTGCAAAACCCCCGAACTTGCTGCTGAAGTGACAATTCAACCGATTGATATTCTTGGTGTTGATGCTGCTATAATTTTCTCTGATATACTTGTAATTCCGGAAGCAATGGGAATGCATCTGGAAATGCACGAAGGCAAAGGACCGATTTTTCATAAACCTATCAGAAATGAAAATGATGCGAAGCAATTAAAGAAAGTTATTCCTGAGAAAGAATTAAATTATGTTTTGGATGCAGTAAGATTGACAAAGAAAGAATTAAACGGCCGAGTCCCGTTGATTGGATTCAGTGGTTCACCATGGACACTACTAACTTATATGGTAGAAGGTCGTGGTTCAAAGAATTTTTCTGAAGTAAAAAAACTCATCTATAACAATCCGAAACTTGCTCATAAATTGCTGAATGATCTTTCGGATACCATTGCAGATTATCTTTCTGCAAAGATTGAAGCCGGTTGTAACGCCGTTCAGATTTTTGATACCTGGGGAGGAATTTTATCACAAAAAGATTTTCTGGAATTTTCTCTTCCTTATGTTGAAAAAATTATTACTCAACTTAAAAGAAAAGATGAGCCGGTTATTTTCTTTGCAAAAGGAGTTCATCATAATTTGATTAAGATGGCTAATATCGGAGCAGATGTTCTTGGTCTTGATTGGACTATGAATCTTGGTGATGTAAGAAAATTGGTTGGTAATCGTGTTGCACTTCAGGGCAATCTTGATCCTACTGTTCTTTATGCAAATAAAAATTATATTAAGCAGGAAGTAATTTCTGTGCTTCAATCCTTTGGTGAAGGAAGCGGACATATATTCAATCTTGGTCACGGTGTTCTTCCTGATGTTGATCCCGAAAATGTAAAAGCACTTGTTCAGTATGTGAAAGAAGAAAGTAAAATATTTCACCACAGAGACGCGGAGACGCAGACAAATTGA
- a CDS encoding uroporphyrinogen-III synthase, with translation MIGKSTEFGVSKSRAVLKRQRKEIIIDKATELFARKDYYEVMMDDVAHLSKVAKGTLYNYFDSKEKLYEEIINSNLEKLVASVKSGLNNESFIIESLYSYVSSLFQFLISHKNFFKIYYSHLSKDDEVINSAVKLKTEELSSLLSDIIYKGKREKLFRDVEEDFAVRLIIGNIFNSVKRSIENNFSDEQLISEKENLFVFILHAIYAGFENSMIRPLKNKTIVLTRTVEQSAESASAFSELGAKVIIFPTLEIVPPTSWKSFDEVIFGKDRIDFLIFTSAHTVTMFVQRLDELQKEFDYSKTKVVAIGSKTSQVCEQYKIPVNIIPEKFSGEGVVEALSKYNLKNKVVFIPRSAIGRAELPKGLEELGAIIKTVPVYNVSLPRKSVIEESLKQLKGSKPDVYVFTSPSTFENFLTIMKIDNPTLYFKGVDVAAIGPTTKSAIESKKVKVSIMPSEFTIKGLANKMIEYYRSKEK, from the coding sequence ATGATTGGAAAATCAACTGAGTTTGGTGTGAGTAAAAGCAGAGCTGTATTAAAGAGACAAAGAAAAGAAATTATTATTGATAAAGCCACAGAACTTTTTGCGAGGAAAGATTACTACGAAGTAATGATGGATGATGTTGCCCATCTCAGTAAAGTAGCAAAAGGTACTTTATACAATTACTTTGATTCAAAAGAAAAGCTTTACGAAGAAATCATTAATTCAAATCTCGAAAAGTTAGTAGCTTCAGTTAAATCAGGTTTGAATAATGAATCTTTCATAATCGAATCTCTTTATTCTTATGTTTCATCATTATTTCAGTTTTTAATATCACACAAAAACTTCTTTAAAATTTATTACAGCCATCTTTCCAAAGATGATGAAGTTATTAATTCTGCAGTTAAATTGAAGACTGAGGAGTTGAGTTCATTACTTAGTGATATTATTTATAAAGGGAAAAGAGAGAAATTGTTCAGAGATGTTGAGGAAGATTTTGCCGTCAGATTAATTATTGGAAATATTTTTAATTCAGTTAAAAGAAGTATAGAAAATAATTTTTCAGATGAACAATTAATTTCAGAAAAAGAAAATCTGTTTGTTTTTATTCTACACGCAATTTATGCCGGATTTGAAAACTCGATGATAAGACCTTTAAAGAACAAAACAATTGTATTAACCAGAACAGTTGAGCAATCTGCCGAATCAGCTTCTGCATTCAGTGAGCTTGGAGCAAAAGTTATAATCTTTCCTACTCTTGAAATCGTTCCGCCAACAAGCTGGAAAAGTTTTGATGAAGTAATATTTGGTAAAGATAGAATTGATTTTCTGATTTTTACTTCTGCACACACAGTAACAATGTTTGTCCAGAGATTGGATGAACTTCAGAAAGAATTTGATTACTCAAAAACAAAAGTAGTAGCAATTGGAAGTAAGACAAGTCAGGTTTGTGAACAATATAAAATTCCTGTAAATATTATTCCTGAGAAATTTTCAGGCGAAGGTGTAGTTGAAGCATTATCAAAATATAATCTTAAAAACAAAGTTGTATTTATTCCCCGCTCTGCAATTGGTCGTGCTGAACTACCCAAAGGATTAGAAGAGCTTGGAGCAATCATTAAAACAGTTCCTGTTTATAATGTTTCTCTTCCAAGAAAAAGTGTTATTGAAGAAAGTCTGAAACAATTAAAAGGATCAAAGCCCGATGTTTATGTTTTCACAAGTCCATCTACTTTCGAAAATTTCCTGACTATTATGAAAATTGATAATCCGACTTTGTATTTCAAAGGTGTTGATGTAGCTGCAATTGGTCCAACAACCAAATCAGCAATTGAATCGAAAAAAGTTAAAGTAAGCATTATGCCTTCTGAATTTACAATCAAAGGATTAGCAAATAAAATGATTGAGTATTATCGTTCAAAAGAAAAATAA